A stretch of Leisingera sp. S132 DNA encodes these proteins:
- a CDS encoding DUF995 domain-containing protein: MGFRFGIASVLAAVFLMPAGADPARADFQFGSHVPKDATTPEPADLYRMFAGQTEDWGSGSYAYWAPDGTFWAVNEADQSVGRGRWHVTTLSRMCYEGTWAWRQDFGIETRRARNCSFYRRDAAGEMWSTTGSMADPWFPFSGASLSAGNTVAARYSALLATLGISELRLLD; the protein is encoded by the coding sequence ATGGGATTTCGGTTTGGTATTGCTTCTGTGCTGGCGGCTGTGTTTCTGATGCCTGCCGGCGCGGATCCGGCCAGGGCAGATTTCCAGTTCGGTTCACATGTCCCCAAGGACGCCACAACGCCGGAACCGGCGGATCTGTACCGCATGTTCGCCGGGCAGACCGAGGACTGGGGCAGCGGCTCCTATGCCTATTGGGCCCCGGACGGTACTTTCTGGGCGGTCAACGAAGCCGATCAAAGCGTCGGCCGCGGCCGCTGGCATGTCACCACCCTAAGCCGCATGTGTTATGAAGGCACCTGGGCCTGGCGCCAGGACTTCGGGATCGAAACCCGCCGCGCCCGCAACTGTTCCTTCTACCGCCGGGATGCCGCCGGCGAGATGTGGTCCACAACCGGAAGCATGGCTGACCCCTGGTTTCCGTTCTCCGGGGCAAGCCTGAGCGCAGGCAACACGGTCGCCGCAAGATATTCTGCATTACTGGCAACGCTCGGCATTTCGGAACTGCGGCTCCTTGATTAA
- a CDS encoding glycoside hydrolase family protein — MIRLLLAACALMALAQTGQAQRAGVGAWENPSYTMLGWIEDQPGLGWYYDWRTDQIEHKGPLRRSVEFVPMIHSAGNIDDPIVSSRPVHALLGFNEPDGNGGGHQAGMSVAEAIALWPRLEARGLRLGSPAVTRDNTLGAGSWQRRFMAEAERRGLRVDFMAVHYYTTDGDTDHFRDWLIAVHREYKRPVWVTEFAYIDWDRPGRATHRDNARFIQAAIPMLERLPFVERYAWFSANPYPWNGRTPRINLVTDGLNPTPAGTAFSRAVAAAASYRSAGLDR; from the coding sequence ATGATCAGGTTGTTACTGGCGGCCTGCGCCCTGATGGCGCTGGCACAGACAGGACAGGCGCAGCGCGCCGGTGTTGGCGCCTGGGAAAACCCCAGCTACACGATGCTCGGCTGGATCGAGGATCAGCCGGGGCTCGGCTGGTACTACGACTGGCGCACCGACCAGATCGAACACAAAGGACCGCTGCGCCGTTCAGTGGAATTTGTGCCGATGATCCACAGCGCCGGCAATATCGATGATCCAATTGTTTCCAGCCGCCCGGTGCATGCCCTGCTTGGTTTCAACGAACCCGACGGCAACGGCGGCGGCCATCAGGCCGGCATGAGTGTGGCCGAGGCCATAGCACTGTGGCCCAGGCTTGAAGCGCGCGGTCTGCGCTTGGGCAGCCCGGCGGTGACGCGGGACAACACCCTGGGGGCCGGATCCTGGCAACGGCGCTTCATGGCCGAGGCAGAGCGGCGCGGGCTGCGCGTCGACTTCATGGCGGTGCATTATTATACAACCGACGGGGATACGGACCATTTCCGCGACTGGCTGATCGCGGTTCACCGGGAATACAAGCGGCCCGTCTGGGTGACCGAGTTTGCCTATATAGACTGGGATCGTCCCGGCCGGGCCACACACCGGGACAACGCCCGCTTCATCCAGGCCGCGATCCCAATGCTGGAGAGACTGCCGTTTGTCGAGCGCTATGCCTGGTTTTCGGCAAACCCCTACCCCTGGAACGGCCGCACACCGCGGATCAACCTGGTAACGGACGGGCTGAACCCGACCCCCGCGGGCACGGCCTTCAGCCGCGCCGTGGCTGCCGCAGCGTCCTACCGCTCTGCCGGTCTTGACCGCTAA
- a CDS encoding glycoside hydrolase family 26 protein — MKQQHRIAMHMTFCATALATALSGAVSAAPPGELPFGVYDPDGRFSEDPDVQIEHLFLPWEDVHLPSLQDADTYAAERNRAVLVTIEPWTWTRDERNTPAHLIEGIANGQYDANMRAICAALSEFQSPVTIRWAQEMEDASGQFIWANWNPDTYIRAYRRVIDVCRQVSEDFDYMWSPLGHDGFADYYPGDDYADVIGLSVFGLQQWERDVLGQEQTFRDILTPRYQQALQFRRPIVVAELGYVGSDEYVERWNQDVRQDLKDFPELQAVVYFNQQEVYPWPDGYGLPDWRFPGNALGSQAAELSR; from the coding sequence ATGAAGCAGCAGCACCGTATTGCCATGCATATGACCTTCTGCGCTACGGCGCTGGCCACGGCTTTGTCCGGCGCCGTTTCCGCCGCGCCTCCGGGAGAATTGCCGTTTGGCGTTTATGATCCGGACGGGCGGTTTTCCGAGGATCCCGATGTCCAGATCGAACATCTGTTCCTGCCCTGGGAGGACGTCCATCTGCCCTCGCTGCAGGATGCCGACACCTATGCTGCCGAAAGAAACCGCGCGGTCCTGGTCACCATCGAGCCCTGGACCTGGACCCGGGACGAGCGCAATACCCCCGCCCATCTGATCGAGGGGATCGCAAACGGACAGTATGATGCCAACATGCGGGCGATCTGCGCGGCGCTGAGTGAGTTCCAAAGCCCGGTCACCATCCGGTGGGCGCAGGAGATGGAAGACGCAAGCGGCCAGTTCATCTGGGCCAACTGGAACCCGGACACTTATATCAGGGCCTACCGCCGCGTGATCGATGTTTGCCGCCAAGTATCGGAGGATTTCGACTATATGTGGTCGCCGCTGGGCCATGATGGTTTTGCTGATTACTATCCGGGCGATGACTATGCGGATGTGATCGGCCTGTCGGTTTTCGGCCTGCAGCAATGGGAGCGCGATGTGCTGGGGCAGGAGCAGACATTCCGCGATATTCTCACCCCGCGCTACCAGCAGGCGCTGCAATTCAGGCGGCCGATTGTGGTGGCCGAACTGGGCTATGTCGGCAGCGACGAATATGTCGAGCGCTGGAACCAGGATGTCCGCCAGGATCTGAAAGACTTTCCTGAGCTGCAGGCGGTGGTCTATTTCAATCAGCAGGAAGTTTACCCCTGGCCGGACGGCTACGGGCTGCCGGACTGGCGTTTTCCCGGCAACGCGCTTGGATCTCAAGCTGCCGAACTAAGCCGCTGA
- a CDS encoding glycosyltransferase family 2 protein, producing the protein MTPACDHFSDHQGHGPQQVPLVPLLRGRTAWSYHALIAAWAVAALWFWGWWFLPEHQTSGIQYWVATAGLGWLFFLQMLFVIIFRRAMVPAGDPPDPASARVAMIVTKTPSEPFSVLKTTLSAMLAQSYPHDTWLADEDPDPETIAWCEARGVRISTRRGRADYHRKEWPRRTRCKEGNLAFFYDTYGYENYDFVSQLDADHVPSPNYLTEIMRGFSSPAVGYVSAPSICARNAGQSWAARTRLHTEAAFHGVFQAGYAAVLAPMCIGSHYAVRTKALRSVGGLGPELAEDHSTTMLMNAGGWQGVHAFNAIAEGDGPANIADLCTQEFQWSRSLLTIFLQFTSGYFTRLTPRLKFLFLFCQLFYPMFAGFMALLYLLPVLALLFDFRYAEVTYPAFILHAAPQILVLTVLAYRLKADGYFRPADCKVISWEKTLFLGIQWPWVLWGCVMAVRDKIAGGFVDFRITPKGDATKATLPGRIIAVYAALALGCFLPILLVDSVREAHGFYLLASINGMYYAVITAVIVGLHYRSAGGVRQMLRLPGLAKMAVPLSLFCMAAVSVNERGMESLYALSKGLEPYRIIREEYAVAGAGMGGPGTVILIYDPGRIDSGPGNDRE; encoded by the coding sequence ATGACGCCTGCCTGTGATCACTTCTCTGATCACCAGGGCCATGGGCCGCAGCAAGTACCGCTGGTGCCGCTGCTGCGCGGCAGGACCGCGTGGTCTTACCATGCTCTGATTGCGGCCTGGGCGGTTGCTGCGCTTTGGTTCTGGGGCTGGTGGTTCCTGCCGGAGCATCAGACCAGCGGCATTCAATACTGGGTTGCTACCGCCGGCCTGGGCTGGCTGTTCTTTCTGCAGATGCTGTTCGTGATCATCTTCCGCCGCGCTATGGTGCCCGCCGGGGACCCGCCGGATCCGGCTTCCGCAAGGGTGGCGATGATCGTTACCAAAACCCCCTCGGAACCGTTTTCCGTCCTGAAGACCACGCTTTCAGCGATGCTGGCGCAAAGCTACCCGCATGACACCTGGCTGGCGGATGAGGACCCCGATCCTGAAACCATCGCTTGGTGCGAGGCCCGCGGAGTGCGGATCTCCACCCGCCGCGGACGGGCCGATTACCACCGCAAGGAATGGCCGCGCCGGACCCGCTGCAAAGAAGGCAATCTTGCGTTTTTCTATGACACCTACGGCTACGAAAACTATGATTTTGTGTCACAGCTGGATGCTGACCACGTGCCCTCGCCGAATTATCTGACTGAGATCATGCGCGGCTTTTCCAGCCCCGCGGTCGGCTATGTCAGCGCACCGAGCATCTGCGCCCGCAATGCCGGGCAAAGCTGGGCGGCGCGGACCCGGCTGCATACTGAAGCCGCCTTTCACGGCGTGTTTCAGGCCGGCTATGCGGCGGTGCTGGCGCCGATGTGCATAGGCTCGCATTACGCGGTGCGCACCAAGGCGTTGCGCAGCGTCGGCGGCCTGGGGCCGGAACTGGCCGAGGACCATTCCACCACCATGCTGATGAACGCCGGCGGCTGGCAAGGGGTGCATGCCTTCAATGCCATCGCCGAGGGCGACGGACCTGCCAATATCGCCGACCTCTGCACCCAGGAATTCCAATGGTCGCGCAGCTTGCTGACCATCTTCCTGCAGTTCACCTCCGGTTATTTCACCCGGCTGACGCCGCGGCTGAAGTTTCTGTTTCTGTTCTGCCAGCTGTTCTACCCGATGTTCGCAGGCTTCATGGCGCTGCTTTATCTTCTGCCTGTGCTCGCACTGCTGTTCGACTTCCGTTATGCCGAAGTCACCTATCCAGCCTTCATCCTGCATGCGGCGCCGCAGATTCTGGTCCTGACGGTGCTGGCCTACCGGCTGAAGGCGGACGGCTATTTCCGGCCCGCAGACTGCAAGGTGATCAGCTGGGAGAAGACCCTGTTCCTGGGTATCCAGTGGCCCTGGGTGCTGTGGGGCTGCGTAATGGCGGTGCGCGACAAGATCGCGGGCGGCTTTGTCGATTTCCGCATCACTCCTAAAGGCGATGCCACCAAAGCCACCCTGCCGGGCCGTATTATTGCGGTCTATGCGGCGCTGGCGCTTGGCTGCTTCCTGCCGATTTTGCTGGTGGACAGCGTCCGCGAGGCGCACGGTTTCTATCTTTTGGCGTCGATCAATGGTATGTATTACGCGGTTATCACCGCCGTGATCGTGGGTCTGCACTACCGGTCCGCTGGCGGGGTACGGCAGATGCTGCGGCTGCCCGGGCTGGCAAAGATGGCGGTGCCGCTCTCGCTTTTCTGCATGGCCGCCGTCTCTGTGAATGAGCGCGGAATGGAAAGCCTTTACGCCCTGTCAAAAGGGCTGGAGCCCTACCGGATCATTCGTGAGGAATATGCCGTAGCAGGCGCCGGAATGGGCGGGCCAGGGACAGTCATTCTCATTTACGATCCGGGCCGGATAGACTCCGGTCCCGGGAATGATCGGGAGTAA
- the galE gene encoding UDP-glucose 4-epimerase GalE, which translates to MHRPVVLVTGGAGFIGSHACLQLAEAGYQPVVVDNLRTGNRDAVKWGPFEQLDVRDCGALAAVIRKHRCDAVMHFAAAAYVGESVAKPGLYYDLNCGGMIALLKAMQDAGVGTLVFSSSCATYGVPDVLPITEGSPQNPVNPYGRSKLMCEQMISDQAAAGDLRFALLRYFNACGADPQGRLFERHDPETHLIPLVLMAASRRAPPLQVFGTDYNTPDGTCIRDYIHVTDLARAHVLALRRLLGGSDSFALNLGTGTGHSIKQIIRTAEAVTGQPVPWKAQARRPGDPPELVADTDMAARLLAFRPRHSTLPEIIRHAAPGFGLEACDDACL; encoded by the coding sequence ATGCACCGCCCTGTGGTGCTGGTCACGGGCGGTGCCGGTTTTATCGGCAGCCATGCTTGCCTGCAGCTGGCGGAAGCCGGTTACCAGCCGGTGGTGGTCGACAATCTGCGCACCGGCAACCGGGATGCGGTGAAATGGGGGCCGTTCGAACAGCTTGATGTCCGCGATTGCGGTGCCTTGGCTGCCGTCATCCGCAAGCACCGGTGCGACGCGGTGATGCATTTCGCTGCCGCGGCCTATGTCGGGGAATCCGTTGCCAAACCCGGCCTCTATTATGATCTCAACTGCGGCGGCATGATTGCGCTGCTGAAGGCGATGCAGGACGCGGGGGTTGGGACGCTGGTGTTTTCCTCCAGCTGCGCCACCTACGGGGTGCCGGACGTCCTGCCCATAACTGAGGGCAGCCCCCAGAACCCGGTGAATCCCTATGGGCGCAGCAAACTGATGTGCGAACAGATGATCAGCGATCAGGCCGCAGCCGGAGACCTGCGGTTTGCCCTGCTGCGCTATTTCAATGCCTGCGGTGCTGACCCGCAGGGGCGGCTGTTTGAACGCCATGACCCGGAAACCCACCTGATTCCGCTGGTTCTGATGGCAGCATCCCGCAGGGCGCCGCCGCTGCAGGTGTTCGGCACCGATTACAACACGCCCGACGGCACCTGCATCCGGGACTATATCCATGTGACGGATCTGGCGCGGGCGCATGTTCTTGCGTTGCGCCGCCTGCTTGGGGGCAGCGATAGCTTTGCCCTCAACCTGGGCACCGGCACCGGCCACTCGATCAAGCAGATCATCCGGACCGCCGAGGCCGTCACCGGACAGCCCGTGCCCTGGAAAGCCCAAGCCCGCCGCCCGGGCGATCCGCCAGAGCTGGTCGCGGATACAGATATGGCGGCCAGGCTGCTTGCGTTCCGCCCCCGGCATTCCACGCTGCCGGAGATCATCCGCCATGCGGCACCCGGCTTTGGACTGGAGGCATGTGATGACGCCTGCCTGTGA
- a CDS encoding UDP-glucuronic acid decarboxylase family protein, with amino-acid sequence MAGKSGARSVLVAGGAGFLGAELCRRYLQKGFDVTCLDDLSSGRLVNLSGHLNHPGFTFLRQDVAKPLQLETSFEYIFNLACPASPPRYQADPLQTLKTCLFGAFNLLELARATGARILQASTSEVYGDPLVSPQKESYAGNVNTFGPRSCYDEGKRAAETIFHDYHDCYGVDLRVARIFNSYGPGMDPQDGRVVSNFITQALVGDSITVFGDGTQTRSFCYLDDTVDGLIALMHSPSTEFEPVNIGNPKETPVGKLAELVLQKIGSNSRLSYLDLPQDDPKQRRPDISRARKRLGWEPKVNLSDGLDRTIGYFRSELAASGKIAPGAM; translated from the coding sequence GTGGCTGGGAAAAGCGGAGCCAGATCCGTTCTCGTGGCCGGCGGCGCCGGATTTCTAGGTGCCGAACTATGCAGACGTTACTTGCAGAAAGGCTTTGATGTCACCTGCTTGGACGACCTGTCCAGCGGCCGCCTGGTCAATCTCAGTGGGCATCTGAACCACCCGGGCTTCACTTTCCTGCGGCAGGACGTTGCAAAGCCCCTGCAGCTGGAGACTTCGTTTGAATACATTTTCAACCTGGCCTGCCCGGCGTCGCCGCCGCGCTATCAGGCGGATCCGCTGCAAACGCTGAAAACCTGCCTTTTCGGCGCCTTTAACCTGCTGGAGCTGGCCCGGGCCACCGGCGCGCGGATTCTGCAGGCCTCAACCTCCGAAGTCTACGGCGATCCGCTCGTCAGCCCGCAGAAGGAGAGCTACGCGGGCAATGTGAACACTTTCGGGCCGCGATCCTGTTATGACGAGGGCAAGCGGGCGGCGGAAACCATCTTCCACGACTACCACGACTGCTATGGAGTCGACCTGCGGGTGGCGCGGATATTCAACTCCTACGGGCCCGGCATGGATCCGCAAGACGGCCGGGTGGTGTCGAATTTTATTACCCAGGCGCTGGTGGGTGACTCAATCACAGTATTTGGCGATGGCACGCAAACCCGGTCATTCTGCTATCTGGACGACACCGTCGACGGTTTGATTGCTCTGATGCACAGCCCGTCAACCGAGTTTGAGCCGGTCAACATCGGCAACCCCAAGGAAACCCCGGTCGGGAAACTGGCGGAACTGGTGCTGCAGAAAATCGGCAGCAACTCCCGGCTGTCCTACCTCGACCTGCCGCAGGATGATCCGAAACAGCGGCGCCCTGACATCAGCAGGGCCAGAAAACGGCTGGGCTGGGAGCCCAAAGTCAACCTGAGCGACGGGCTGGACCGCACCATCGGCTATTTCCGGAGCGAGCTTGCCGCCTCGGGCAAGATTGCTCCGGGGGCGATGTGA